A window of the Myxococcales bacterium genome harbors these coding sequences:
- a CDS encoding thymidine kinase, which produces MAKLYFRYGTMDSAKTLNLLAVAHNYRKQGKRVLLVKPRIDTRFGGTTIASRSGLSAEADLVIDDTTPLDPAQFAGYHCVLVDEAQFLTPAAVEALRRATVDPGVPVICYGLRTDFRTRLFPGAQRLMELADRIEEVKVTCQYCNGKAICNLRLADGKAAIDGPTVQLGDTEYHPVCWRHYDDAVRAATTS; this is translated from the coding sequence GTGGCCAAGCTCTACTTTCGCTACGGCACGATGGACAGCGCCAAGACGCTGAACCTGCTGGCCGTGGCCCACAACTACCGCAAGCAGGGCAAGCGCGTCTTGCTCGTGAAGCCGCGCATCGACACGCGCTTCGGGGGCACGACGATCGCGTCGCGCTCGGGCCTGTCGGCCGAGGCCGATCTGGTGATCGACGACACGACGCCGCTCGATCCCGCGCAGTTCGCTGGATACCACTGCGTGCTGGTCGACGAGGCCCAGTTCCTGACGCCGGCGGCGGTCGAGGCGCTGCGGCGCGCGACGGTCGACCCGGGCGTGCCGGTGATCTGCTACGGCCTGCGCACCGACTTCCGCACCAGGCTGTTCCCCGGCGCGCAGCGCTTGATGGAGCTGGCCGACCGCATCGAGGAGGTCAAGGTCACCTGCCAGTACTGCAACGGCAAGGCGATCTGCAACCTGCGCCTGGCCGACGGCAAGGCGGCGATCGACGGACCGACGGTGCAGCTCGGCGACACCGAGTACCACCCGGTGTGCTGGCGGCACTACGACGACGCGGTGCGCGCGGCCACGACGAGCTGA